A genomic region of Neisseria cinerea contains the following coding sequences:
- a CDS encoding nitric-oxide reductase large subunit has protein sequence MGQYKKLWYLLFAVLAVCFTILGYMGSEVYKKAPPYPEQVVSASGKVLMTKDDILAGQSAWQSTGGMEVGSILGHGAYQAPDWTADWLHRELVAWLDLTAQQTYGKKFDEVSPEEQAVLKTRLADEYRNQSRVKEDGSVVISDTRVKAIESILPYYHGVYSDDPKLQTTREHFAMKNNTLPSQEAREKLFNFFFWTSWSASTNRPNETFTYTNNWPHEPLINNVPTTENYMWSFTSVVLLLMGIGLLMWGYSFLTKHEEVEVPAEDPISKVQLTPSQKALGKYVFLTVALFVVQVLLGGLTAHYTVEGQGFYGIDEALGFEMSDWFPYALTRTWHLQSAIFWIATGFLTAGLFLAPIVNGGKDPKFQRAGVNFLYIALFIVVGGSYAGNFFALTHIIPPELNFWFGHQGYEYLDLGRFWQLLLMVGLLLWLFLMLRCTISAFKEKGVDKNLLAIFVASMVGVGVFYAPGLFYGEKSPIAVMEYWRWWVVHLWVEGFFEVFATAAFAFIFYNMGFVRRSTATASTLAAGAIFMLGGIPGTLHHLYFSGSTSASMAIGACFSALEVVPLVLLGREAYEHWSYQHLSDWAKRLRWPLMCFVAVAFWNMIGAGVFGFLINPPISLFYIQGLNTSAVHAHAALFGVYGFLALGFVLLVARYLKPNVQFDDKLMTWGFWLLNGGLVGMIVISLLPVGAIQAYASITHGLWYARSEEFLQMEILDTLRWVRTAADLIFIGGAVCVAIQATKIVFSRDK, from the coding sequence ATGGGACAGTACAAGAAGCTATGGTACTTGCTGTTTGCCGTTCTGGCGGTATGCTTTACCATTCTTGGCTATATGGGCAGCGAGGTTTACAAAAAAGCCCCGCCTTACCCTGAACAGGTCGTTTCTGCATCAGGCAAGGTTCTGATGACGAAAGACGATATTTTGGCAGGTCAGTCTGCATGGCAAAGTACCGGCGGTATGGAGGTCGGTTCGATTCTGGGTCATGGTGCATATCAGGCTCCGGACTGGACTGCGGACTGGCTGCATCGTGAGTTGGTTGCATGGTTGGATTTGACTGCGCAACAGACTTACGGCAAAAAATTCGATGAGGTTTCCCCTGAGGAACAAGCTGTCTTGAAAACACGCTTGGCTGACGAATACCGTAATCAAAGCCGTGTGAAAGAAGATGGTTCCGTTGTCATCAGCGATACGCGTGTAAAAGCTATCGAAAGCATCCTGCCTTACTACCACGGTGTTTATAGCGACGATCCTAAGCTGCAAACCACTCGTGAACACTTTGCAATGAAAAATAATACATTGCCAAGTCAAGAGGCACGTGAAAAACTGTTCAACTTCTTCTTCTGGACTTCATGGTCTGCTTCGACCAACCGTCCTAACGAAACCTTTACCTATACTAACAACTGGCCGCACGAGCCTTTGATCAACAATGTGCCGACCACTGAAAACTATATGTGGTCATTCACCAGCGTTGTTCTTCTGTTGATGGGCATCGGTTTGTTGATGTGGGGTTATTCTTTCCTGACCAAACACGAAGAAGTGGAAGTTCCGGCTGAAGATCCTATTTCTAAGGTTCAGTTGACTCCTTCGCAAAAAGCATTGGGCAAATATGTATTCCTGACAGTTGCCCTGTTTGTGGTACAAGTATTGTTGGGTGGTCTGACTGCGCACTATACCGTCGAAGGTCAAGGTTTCTATGGTATTGACGAAGCACTGGGCTTCGAAATGTCCGATTGGTTCCCTTATGCCTTGACCCGTACTTGGCACCTTCAATCCGCCATCTTCTGGATTGCAACCGGTTTCCTGACAGCAGGTCTGTTCTTGGCTCCGATTGTGAACGGCGGTAAAGATCCCAAGTTCCAACGTGCCGGTGTAAACTTCCTGTACATCGCCCTGTTCATCGTAGTCGGCGGTTCTTACGCGGGTAACTTCTTTGCTTTGACTCACATCATTCCACCTGAGCTAAACTTCTGGTTCGGCCACCAAGGTTACGAATACCTTGATTTGGGCCGCTTCTGGCAACTCCTGTTGATGGTCGGTCTGTTGTTGTGGCTGTTCCTGATGTTGCGTTGCACTATCTCTGCCTTTAAAGAAAAAGGCGTGGATAAAAACCTGCTGGCAATCTTTGTTGCCTCCATGGTTGGTGTTGGTGTGTTCTACGCACCGGGCCTGTTCTATGGTGAAAAATCTCCGATTGCCGTAATGGAATACTGGCGCTGGTGGGTGGTTCACCTGTGGGTGGAAGGTTTCTTCGAAGTGTTCGCTACCGCTGCCTTCGCATTTATCTTCTACAACATGGGCTTTGTCCGCCGTAGTACCGCTACTGCTTCTACCCTAGCTGCAGGTGCTATCTTCATGCTGGGCGGTATCCCGGGTACGTTGCACCACTTGTATTTCTCCGGCTCTACTTCTGCTTCTATGGCAATCGGTGCCTGCTTCTCCGCTTTGGAGGTAGTACCGCTGGTATTGCTGGGCCGTGAAGCATACGAACACTGGTCTTACCAACACTTGTCCGATTGGGCGAAACGTTTGCGTTGGCCGCTGATGTGCTTCGTTGCAGTCGCCTTCTGGAACATGATTGGTGCCGGTGTATTCGGTTTCCTGATTAACCCGCCGATTTCCCTGTTCTATATCCAAGGTTTGAATACTTCTGCTGTTCATGCGCACGCTGCCTTGTTCGGTGTGTACGGTTTCTTGGCTCTGGGCTTCGTATTGCTGGTTGCTCGTTATTTGAAACCGAACGTGCAGTTTGACGACAAGTTGATGACTTGGGGCTTCTGGTTGCTCAATGGCGGTTTGGTCGGCATGATTGTTATCAGCCTGCTGCCTGTCGGTGCTATTCAAGCATATGCCTCTATTACTCACGGTTTGTGGTATGCACGTAGTGAAGAATTCCTGCAAATGGAAATCCTCGATACCTTGCGTTGGGTACGTACGGCAGCTGACTTGATCTTCATTGGCGGTGCAGTATGCGTTGCTATTCAAGCTACTAAAATTGTATTCAGCCGAGACAAATAA
- the nirK gene encoding copper-containing nitrite reductase → MKRQALAAIIASMFALAACGGEQAAQAPAEAPAASAEAASSATQAAAETPAGELPVIDAVTTHAPEVPPAIDRDYPAKVRVKMETIEKTMKMDDGVEYHYWTFNGDVPGRMIRVREGDTVEVEFSNNPSSTVPHNVDFHAATGPGGGAAASFTAPGRTSTFSFKALQPGLYIYHCAVAPVGMHIANGMYGLILVEPKEGLPKVDKEFYIVQGDFYTKGKKGAQGLQPFDMDKAVAEQPEYVVFNGHVGAIAGDNALKAKAGETVRMYVGNGGPNLVSSFHVIGEIFDKVYVEGGKLINENVQSTIIPAGGSAMVEFKVDVPGSYTLVDHSIFRAFNKGALGQLKVEGAENPEIMTQKLSDTAYAGNGAAPAASAPAASAPAASAPAKSDY, encoded by the coding sequence ATGAAACGTCAAGCCTTAGCTGCAATTATCGCTTCCATGTTTGCTTTAGCCGCCTGTGGTGGCGAACAAGCTGCACAGGCCCCTGCCGAAGCGCCTGCCGCTTCCGCTGAAGCTGCAAGCTCCGCTACACAAGCTGCCGCCGAAACTCCGGCAGGCGAACTGCCCGTTATCGATGCAGTTACCACACACGCTCCAGAAGTACCTCCTGCAATCGACCGCGACTACCCTGCCAAAGTCCGCGTGAAAATGGAAACCATCGAAAAAACCATGAAAATGGATGATGGCGTCGAGTACCACTACTGGACATTTAACGGCGATGTTCCGGGCCGCATGATTCGCGTACGCGAAGGTGATACAGTAGAAGTAGAATTCTCTAACAATCCTTCTTCTACCGTTCCTCATAACGTTGACTTCCACGCAGCTACCGGTCCTGGCGGCGGCGCGGCAGCTTCCTTCACTGCCCCGGGTCGTACCTCTACATTCAGCTTCAAAGCCCTGCAACCCGGTCTGTATATCTACCACTGCGCCGTTGCGCCCGTCGGTATGCACATCGCCAACGGTATGTACGGTCTGATTTTGGTTGAACCTAAAGAAGGTCTGCCGAAAGTGGATAAAGAGTTCTACATCGTCCAAGGCGACTTCTACACCAAAGGTAAAAAAGGTGCACAAGGCCTGCAACCGTTCGATATGGATAAAGCCGTCGCCGAACAACCTGAATACGTAGTATTTAACGGTCACGTAGGCGCTATCGCCGGCGACAACGCCCTGAAAGCCAAAGCAGGCGAAACTGTACGTATGTACGTTGGTAACGGTGGTCCTAACTTGGTATCTTCCTTCCACGTAATCGGCGAAATCTTCGACAAAGTTTATGTTGAAGGCGGTAAACTGATTAACGAAAACGTACAAAGCACCATCATTCCTGCAGGTGGTTCTGCTATGGTTGAATTCAAAGTAGACGTACCGGGCAGCTACACCTTGGTTGACCACTCTATCTTCCGCGCATTCAACAAAGGCGCACTGGGTCAATTGAAAGTAGAAGGTGCAGAAAACCCTGAAATCATGACTCAAAAATTGAGTGATACTGCTTATGCCGGTAACGGTGCAGCTCCTGCTGCTTCTGCTCCCGCAGCTTCTGCTCCTGCAGCCTCTGCTCCTGCAAAAAGCGATTACTAA
- a CDS encoding formylglycine-generating enzyme family protein, whose translation MKYIRLFFLCTALISTNAAATEMVKIEGGSYRPLYLKKDTTLIKVKPFQLDKYPVTNAEFAEFVKNHPQWQKGKVSSKQAEPSYLKHWIKNGSHSYAPKASELKQPVTNVSWFAANAYCVAQGKRLPTINEWEFAGLASATQKNGSNEPGYNRTILDWYADGGRKGLHDVGKGRPNYWGVYDMHGLIWEWTEDFNSSLLSSGNANAQMFCSGASVGSSDSSNYAAFLRYGIRTSLQSKYVLHNLGFRCAGQ comes from the coding sequence ATGAAGTACATCCGGTTATTTTTTCTCTGTACGGCACTCATCAGTACCAATGCGGCAGCTACCGAAATGGTCAAAATAGAAGGTGGGAGCTACCGCCCCCTCTATCTGAAAAAAGATACAACCTTAATTAAAGTTAAACCTTTCCAACTTGATAAATATCCTGTTACCAATGCTGAATTTGCAGAATTTGTCAAAAATCATCCCCAATGGCAAAAAGGCAAGGTCAGTTCCAAACAGGCGGAGCCTTCTTATCTGAAACACTGGATTAAAAACGGCAGCCACAGCTATGCACCAAAAGCAAGCGAGCTGAAACAGCCCGTTACCAATGTTTCTTGGTTTGCCGCCAACGCATACTGTGTTGCACAAGGCAAACGCCTACCGACTATTAACGAATGGGAATTTGCCGGACTCGCCTCTGCCACTCAAAAAAACGGCTCCAACGAGCCCGGTTATAACCGCACTATTCTTGATTGGTACGCAGATGGCGGACGAAAAGGCTTGCATGACGTCGGCAAGGGCCGTCCCAACTACTGGGGTGTTTATGATATGCACGGACTTATTTGGGAATGGACGGAAGATTTCAACAGTAGCCTGCTTTCTTCCGGAAATGCCAATGCGCAAATGTTCTGCAGCGGTGCTTCTGTCGGATCGAGCGACTCATCCAACTATGCCGCCTTCCTCCGGTACGGTATCCGTACCAGTTTGCAATCCAAATATGTACTGCACAACTTAGGCTTCCGTTGTGCCGGTCAATAA
- a CDS encoding nitroreductase family protein yields the protein MDALQLLITRRSSKKLAAPAPNAGQLEQILQAATQVPDHGNMRPFHFTVIQGEVGLQRFRDVLKQTVTELNFGDDAMKKAEKVGNMAPMVIGVTFAPNREVAKPKPEWEQMLTAGCAAYALQLAATAQGFDNVWITGMWINSPLLRQAFGCADKDKIIGLMMVGSPTEEIHKPKNTDLEQFVSYW from the coding sequence ATGGATGCTTTGCAGCTTTTGATTACACGGCGGTCTTCAAAAAAATTGGCGGCTCCCGCTCCTAATGCCGGACAGTTGGAACAAATATTGCAGGCGGCAACGCAGGTTCCGGATCATGGAAATATGCGTCCTTTTCATTTTACCGTCATCCAAGGCGAGGTAGGATTGCAACGTTTTCGCGATGTGTTGAAGCAAACGGTTACCGAATTGAATTTCGGCGATGATGCGATGAAAAAGGCTGAAAAAGTGGGTAATATGGCGCCAATGGTAATAGGGGTAACGTTTGCTCCGAACCGAGAAGTGGCGAAGCCGAAACCGGAGTGGGAACAGATGCTGACAGCAGGTTGTGCGGCGTATGCTTTACAGCTGGCGGCAACTGCCCAAGGTTTCGACAATGTGTGGATTACAGGAATGTGGATCAACAGTCCTTTGTTGCGTCAGGCTTTCGGGTGTGCGGATAAGGATAAAATTATCGGATTGATGATGGTGGGATCGCCGACAGAAGAAATACATAAGCCCAAAAATACGGATTTGGAACAGTTTGTCAGCTATTGGTAA
- the serC gene encoding phosphoserine transaminase, which produces MSLYPIYNFSAGPAALPEAVLQTAQQEMLDYNGTGFPVMAMSHRSEMFLSILHHAEEDLRRLLKIPSNYKILFLQGGATTQFNMVAMNLAHGFRTADAVVTGNWSRIAYEQMERLTDTEIRLAAHGGEQFDYLDLPEPETWDVDRNSAFVHFAVNETVNGLQYGKVPRLSDGMPPLVCDMSSEILSREFEVADYGLIYAGAQKNIGPAGVTVVIVREDLLDRCPDNIPDVFNYRSHIERNGMYNTPSTYSIYMSGLVFRWLLAQGGVGKIEKINHLKAQILYGAIDGSDGFYINRIRPNARSKMNVVFQTGNEELDRRFVFEAELQGLCLLKGYKSVGGMRASIYNAMPLEGVRALADFMSDFQRRYG; this is translated from the coding sequence ATGTCTCTTTATCCGATTTACAATTTCTCTGCCGGTCCTGCGGCGTTGCCTGAAGCGGTTTTGCAGACGGCACAGCAGGAAATGTTGGACTACAATGGAACCGGTTTTCCAGTCATGGCGATGAGCCACCGCTCGGAGATGTTTTTGAGTATCCTGCATCATGCGGAAGAGGATCTGCGGCGGCTTCTGAAGATTCCCTCAAATTATAAGATATTGTTTTTACAGGGAGGAGCGACAACTCAATTTAATATGGTGGCCATGAATTTGGCACATGGTTTCCGTACTGCGGATGCCGTGGTAACGGGTAACTGGAGCCGGATTGCCTATGAGCAGATGGAACGGTTGACGGATACGGAAATCCGCTTGGCGGCACACGGTGGAGAGCAGTTCGATTATTTGGATTTGCCCGAACCGGAAACGTGGGACGTGGACAGGAATTCCGCCTTTGTTCATTTTGCCGTCAATGAAACCGTCAATGGATTGCAATACGGCAAAGTGCCGCGCCTTTCAGACGGCATGCCGCCGTTGGTATGCGATATGTCCAGTGAGATTTTGTCGCGTGAGTTTGAGGTTGCCGATTACGGGCTGATTTATGCGGGTGCTCAGAAAAATATCGGGCCGGCAGGTGTTACTGTGGTCATTGTTCGAGAAGACCTGTTGGACCGCTGTCCCGATAATATTCCTGATGTGTTCAACTATCGTTCCCATATCGAACGCAACGGTATGTACAATACGCCTTCAACTTATTCGATTTATATGTCGGGGCTGGTGTTCCGCTGGTTGTTGGCGCAGGGCGGAGTGGGAAAAATTGAAAAAATCAATCATCTGAAGGCGCAAATTTTGTATGGTGCAATAGATGGCAGCGATGGTTTTTATATCAACCGTATCCGTCCGAACGCGCGTTCTAAAATGAATGTTGTGTTTCAGACGGGCAATGAGGAACTTGACCGCCGTTTTGTATTCGAGGCTGAATTGCAAGGTTTGTGTCTGTTGAAGGGTTATAAATCTGTCGGCGGGATGCGGGCCAGTATTTATAACGCAATGCCGCTGGAAGGTGTGAGGGCGTTGGCGGATTTTATGAGTGATTTCCAACGTCGTTACGGCTGA